From a region of the Vibrio ostreae genome:
- a CDS encoding YceI family protein: MKKTLLASGLALAMALPFGASAADYVIDTKGAHASINFKVSHLGYSFTMGRFNTFSGEFSYDPANVEASKVSVTVDTTSLDSNHAERDKHIRSADFIDASKYSTATFTSTKVVDKGDGKLAVTGDLTLHGQTKPITIDAEFIGAGQDPWGGERAGFAGTTRLELKDFNIAEMGPTTYADMQLYIEGVKQ, encoded by the coding sequence ATGAAAAAGACGTTATTGGCATCTGGCCTGGCACTGGCTATGGCACTACCATTCGGTGCAAGCGCAGCGGACTACGTGATTGACACGAAAGGCGCTCACGCGTCAATCAACTTCAAAGTCAGCCACCTGGGTTACAGCTTTACTATGGGGCGTTTCAACACATTCAGTGGCGAATTCTCTTACGATCCCGCCAACGTTGAAGCATCAAAAGTGTCGGTAACAGTCGATACGACCAGCTTGGATTCTAACCACGCAGAGCGTGACAAGCACATTCGCAGCGCAGATTTCATTGATGCATCAAAATACTCAACAGCGACATTCACCAGTACCAAAGTGGTTGATAAAGGTGACGGCAAACTGGCTGTAACCGGTGACCTGACTCTGCATGGTCAAACCAAACCAATCACTATCGATGCTGAATTCATCGGTGCGGGTCAAGACCCTTGGGGTGGTGAGCGTGCTGGTTTTGCCGGTACGACACGTCTTGAGTTGAAAGACTTCAACATCGCCGAGATGGGACCAACCACATACGCGGACATGCAACTTTACATCGAAGGTGTGAAGCAGTAA
- a CDS encoding cytochrome b, whose translation MSTEVTHYNRTLQIIHWLSAIVVIGMFAAGIWMVDLSYYSTWYQEAPHLHKSVGILLAALTMFRIVWKAVTLSPKIDGAAWEKVSAKLAHGFIYLDLIVLFVSGYLISTEDGRGIDVFNWFSVPGAGALFDGQSDLAGLIHVYAAWTLIGVAVLHALAALKHHFINKDNTLRKMIGASK comes from the coding sequence ATGAGTACTGAAGTAACCCATTACAACCGAACCTTACAGATAATTCACTGGCTGTCTGCTATCGTCGTGATAGGGATGTTTGCGGCGGGGATCTGGATGGTGGACCTGTCTTACTACAGTACGTGGTATCAGGAAGCCCCACATCTGCACAAATCGGTAGGTATCTTACTGGCGGCCCTGACTATGTTCCGTATTGTCTGGAAAGCAGTGACGCTGTCACCAAAAATAGACGGTGCAGCCTGGGAAAAAGTGTCAGCAAAATTGGCGCATGGCTTTATTTATCTGGACTTAATCGTTCTCTTTGTCTCCGGGTACCTTATTTCGACTGAAGACGGACGCGGTATTGACGTATTCAACTGGTTCTCGGTTCCTGGTGCTGGCGCCCTGTTCGACGGGCAGTCAGATTTGGCCGGGTTAATCCATGTTTATGCAGCTTGGACGCTGATCGGGGTAGCGGTACTACACGCACTGGCAGCATTGAAGCACCATTTTATCAATAAAGATAATACGCTACGCAAAATGATAGGAGCATCAAAATGA